The Burkholderia pyrrocinia genome has a segment encoding these proteins:
- the mltG gene encoding endolytic transglycosylase MltG has translation MSLLKKCAATIVALAVVVAAAGAGGGYYWATRPLLLGSASLDVTIKPRSTVKSVALQLKRGGVPVEPLGFVAMTRVLGLSSRLKSGNYEFKTGITPYEVLQKIARGDVNEYVATVIEGWTFKRMRAELDGNPDLAHTTAAMSDAELLRAIGASDSAVQRGSGEGLFFPDTYLFDKGTSDLNIYRRAYHLMQTRLDEAWAARVPGLPYKSPYEALTIASIVEKETGHAADRAFVAAVFANRLRIGMPLQTDPSVIYGLGDAYDGRLRKRDLQADTPYNTYTRRGLPPTPIALPGIAALQAAINPAPTSALYFVAKGDGTSVFSDTLGDHNKAVDKYIRGQ, from the coding sequence ATGTCCCTACTGAAGAAATGCGCCGCGACGATCGTGGCGCTGGCCGTCGTTGTGGCCGCTGCCGGCGCGGGCGGCGGATATTACTGGGCAACCCGGCCGCTGCTGCTGGGTTCGGCATCGCTCGACGTCACGATCAAGCCGCGCAGCACCGTGAAGAGCGTCGCGCTGCAGCTCAAGCGCGGCGGCGTGCCGGTCGAGCCGCTCGGTTTCGTCGCGATGACGCGCGTGCTCGGGCTGTCGAGCCGGCTCAAGTCCGGCAACTACGAATTCAAGACGGGCATCACGCCGTATGAAGTCCTGCAGAAGATCGCGCGCGGCGACGTTAACGAGTACGTCGCGACGGTCATCGAAGGCTGGACCTTCAAGCGGATGCGCGCGGAACTCGACGGGAATCCCGATCTCGCACACACGACGGCCGCCATGAGCGACGCCGAGCTGCTGCGCGCGATCGGCGCGTCGGACAGCGCCGTACAGCGCGGCAGCGGCGAGGGGCTGTTCTTCCCCGACACCTACCTGTTCGACAAGGGCACGAGCGACCTGAACATCTACCGGCGCGCGTACCATCTGATGCAGACGCGCCTCGACGAGGCCTGGGCCGCGCGCGTGCCGGGGCTGCCGTACAAGTCGCCTTACGAAGCGCTGACGATCGCGTCGATCGTCGAGAAGGAAACGGGCCACGCGGCTGACCGCGCGTTCGTTGCTGCCGTGTTCGCGAACCGGTTGCGCATCGGGATGCCGCTGCAGACCGATCCGTCGGTAATCTACGGGCTCGGCGACGCGTACGACGGCCGCCTGCGCAAGCGCGACCTGCAGGCCGACACTCCTTACAATACCTACACACGACGCGGCCTGCCGCCGACGCCGATCGCGTTGCCGGGAATCGCCGCGCTGCAGGCGGCGATCAATCCGGCACCGACGAGCGCGCTCTATTTCGTCGCGAAGGGCGACGGCACGAGCGTGTTCTCGGACACGCTCGGCGACCACAACAAGGCCGTGGACAAGTACATACGAGGTCAATAA
- a CDS encoding YgfZ/GcvT domain-containing protein, which translates to MSTPFASPAAQAAPASLPVFPRPSAADFDAPGACMPLPQFGVIDVAGDDAATFLHSQLTNDIEHLDAASARLSGYCSPKGRLLGSFLAWRAGHGVRLLVSMDVQPAVQKRLSMFVLRSKAKLTDASDALAVVGFAGDVRDALSGIFDALPDGVHVKVDGPAGTLIRVPDAAGRKRYLWIGPRAEVDARLAALAGTLPVVSPAVWDWLDVRAGEPRITQPAVEQFVPQMVNFDVIGAVNFRKGCYPGQEVVARSQYRGTIKRRTALAHVAGETDTVHAGVELFHSDDPGQPCGMIVNAAAAPAGGVDALVEIKLAALDNGTVHLGSADGPALAFDALPYAWPTEA; encoded by the coding sequence ATGAGCACACCGTTCGCTTCACCGGCTGCCCAGGCCGCCCCCGCCTCGCTCCCCGTATTCCCCCGCCCGTCCGCCGCCGATTTCGACGCGCCGGGCGCCTGCATGCCGCTGCCGCAGTTCGGCGTGATCGACGTAGCCGGCGACGACGCCGCGACGTTCCTGCACAGCCAGCTGACCAACGACATCGAGCATCTCGATGCCGCGAGCGCGCGGCTGTCCGGCTATTGCTCGCCGAAGGGGCGCCTCCTCGGGTCGTTCCTCGCGTGGCGTGCCGGCCACGGCGTGCGCCTGCTGGTGTCGATGGACGTGCAGCCCGCCGTGCAGAAGCGGCTGTCGATGTTCGTGCTGCGCTCGAAGGCGAAGCTCACCGATGCGAGCGACGCGCTCGCCGTGGTCGGCTTCGCGGGCGACGTGCGCGACGCGCTGTCGGGCATCTTCGATGCACTGCCTGACGGCGTGCACGTGAAGGTCGACGGCCCGGCCGGCACGCTGATCCGCGTGCCCGATGCGGCCGGCCGCAAGCGCTATCTGTGGATCGGCCCGCGCGCGGAAGTCGATGCACGCCTCGCCGCGCTCGCCGGCACGCTGCCGGTCGTGTCGCCGGCCGTGTGGGACTGGCTCGACGTTCGCGCGGGCGAGCCGCGCATCACGCAGCCGGCCGTCGAACAGTTCGTGCCGCAGATGGTCAACTTCGACGTGATCGGCGCCGTTAACTTCCGCAAGGGGTGTTACCCGGGCCAGGAAGTCGTCGCGCGCAGCCAGTACCGCGGCACGATCAAGCGCCGCACCGCGCTCGCGCACGTCGCCGGCGAGACCGATACCGTGCATGCCGGCGTCGAGCTGTTCCACAGCGACGATCCCGGCCAGCCGTGCGGGATGATCGTCAACGCGGCGGCCGCGCCCGCGGGCGGCGTCGACGCGCTCGTCGAGATCAAGCTCGCCGCGCTCGACAACGGCACCGTGCACCTCGGTTCGGCCGACGGCCCGGCGCTCGCGTTCGACGCGCTCCCGTACGCATGGCCGACGGAAGCGTGA
- a CDS encoding NRDE family protein: MCLIAFDWQPDAAAGPVFTLTANRDEFFRRTSAPLTWWEDVPGVLAGRDLEAGGTWLGVSRDGRFAALTNYRAPFDIRAGAPTRGKLVSDFLRGPSVAPLDYLGQLAEHAAVYNGFNLLVGDWKRRELAWFCNRAPEGESAVAAPVAIAPGVHALSNARLDTPWPKVVRKRAELGTLLTDNPTPSLDELIDLMRDPHVADDDALPHTGIPIERERALSAAFIETPEYGTRGTTALRVTMKEGVWLTVEIKERCDDDGSHRTVRPGAFERAFTFDLDATRPR; encoded by the coding sequence ATGTGTCTGATTGCCTTCGACTGGCAGCCTGATGCCGCCGCCGGTCCCGTCTTTACCCTGACCGCCAACCGCGACGAGTTCTTTCGCCGCACGAGCGCGCCGCTCACCTGGTGGGAGGATGTACCGGGCGTGCTGGCCGGCCGCGATCTCGAAGCGGGCGGCACGTGGCTCGGCGTATCGCGCGACGGCCGCTTCGCTGCGCTGACCAACTACCGCGCACCGTTCGACATCCGCGCCGGCGCGCCGACCCGCGGCAAGCTCGTGTCCGATTTCCTCCGCGGCCCGTCCGTCGCGCCGCTCGACTATCTCGGGCAGCTTGCCGAGCATGCGGCCGTGTACAACGGCTTCAACCTGCTCGTCGGCGACTGGAAGCGGCGCGAACTCGCGTGGTTCTGCAACCGTGCGCCCGAGGGCGAGAGCGCCGTCGCCGCGCCCGTCGCGATCGCGCCCGGCGTGCACGCGTTGTCGAATGCGCGGCTCGATACGCCCTGGCCGAAAGTGGTGCGCAAGCGCGCGGAGCTCGGCACGCTGCTCACCGACAATCCGACCCCGTCGCTCGACGAACTGATCGATCTGATGCGCGACCCGCATGTCGCGGACGACGACGCGCTGCCGCACACCGGCATTCCGATCGAGCGCGAGCGCGCGCTGTCGGCCGCGTTCATCGAGACGCCCGAGTACGGCACGCGCGGCACGACTGCGCTGCGCGTCACGATGAAGGAAGGCGTGTGGCTGACGGTCGAGATCAAGGAGCGCTGCGACGACGACGGTTCGCACCGTACCGTCCGCCCGGGCGCGTTCGAGCGCGCGTTCACGTTCGACCTCGACGCAACGCGACCGCGCTGA
- a CDS encoding GNAT family N-acetyltransferase, which translates to MTDGVVETGDWTVLGGDAARIRDAVFVREQQIPPEWELDDDDPLSLHAVAYRIDAATGIRRAVATGRLLPSGTIGRVAVLADARGQGVGTAVLNALLDGARRRGETVVRLYAQDSAVSFYVRHGFAAVGEPFVEAGVPHVEMTRAP; encoded by the coding sequence ATGACGGACGGCGTGGTGGAAACGGGCGACTGGACGGTACTGGGCGGCGACGCTGCGCGGATTCGCGACGCGGTATTCGTGCGCGAGCAGCAGATTCCGCCGGAATGGGAACTCGACGACGACGATCCGCTATCGCTCCATGCGGTCGCGTACCGGATCGACGCGGCGACGGGAATACGCCGCGCGGTCGCGACGGGGAGGCTGCTGCCGTCCGGCACGATCGGCCGCGTCGCCGTGCTGGCCGACGCGCGCGGGCAGGGCGTCGGGACGGCCGTGCTGAACGCGCTGCTCGATGGCGCGCGGCGCCGCGGCGAAACCGTCGTGCGGCTCTACGCGCAGGATTCGGCGGTGTCGTTCTATGTGCGGCACGGCTTCGCGGCGGTCGGCGAACCGTTCGTCGAAGCCGGCGTGCCGCACGTCGAGATGACGCGCGCGCCGTAG
- a CDS encoding alpha/beta hydrolase has product MPLNPKIAQVLDMIERAKRPSYHHQTPQQARAAYEKSAPILDVAPAPMHSVEECVVPTRDGRTIGARLYLPVEPSLAEPLPALVYYHGGGFTVGSVDTHDALCRMFAHDAQCAVLSVGYRLAPEHRFPTAVNDADDALRWLHREAAAFGIDAARLAVGGDSAGGTLATVCAVLARDAGIRLTLQMLIYPGVSGYQDTESHARLANGYLLPQDTIQWFFTQYVRDPADRDDWRFAPLDGTRDAPSFAGVAPAWIATAEYDPLSDEGAAYADKLRAAGNAVTLVCYPGMIHEFFKMGGYVPEVRAAHADAVAALKAAFDDV; this is encoded by the coding sequence ATGCCGCTGAATCCGAAGATCGCCCAGGTGCTCGACATGATCGAGCGCGCGAAACGTCCGTCCTATCACCACCAGACGCCGCAGCAGGCGCGCGCCGCGTACGAGAAGAGCGCGCCGATCCTCGACGTCGCGCCGGCGCCGATGCATTCGGTCGAGGAATGCGTCGTGCCGACGCGCGACGGGCGCACGATCGGCGCGCGGCTGTACCTGCCGGTCGAGCCGAGCCTCGCGGAGCCGTTGCCCGCGCTCGTCTACTACCACGGCGGCGGCTTCACGGTCGGCAGCGTCGACACGCACGATGCGCTGTGCCGGATGTTCGCGCACGATGCGCAATGCGCGGTGCTGTCGGTCGGCTACCGGCTCGCGCCCGAACACAGGTTTCCGACCGCGGTGAACGACGCCGACGACGCGTTGCGCTGGCTGCATCGCGAGGCTGCCGCGTTCGGCATCGACGCCGCGCGGCTGGCGGTCGGCGGCGACAGCGCGGGCGGCACGCTCGCGACCGTCTGCGCGGTGCTCGCGCGCGACGCAGGCATTCGCCTGACGCTTCAAATGCTGATCTATCCGGGCGTGTCGGGTTACCAGGACACCGAATCGCACGCACGGCTCGCGAACGGCTACCTGCTGCCGCAGGACACGATCCAGTGGTTCTTCACGCAATACGTGCGCGATCCGGCGGACCGCGACGACTGGCGCTTCGCGCCGCTCGACGGCACGCGCGACGCGCCGTCGTTCGCCGGCGTCGCGCCGGCATGGATCGCGACGGCCGAATACGATCCGCTGAGCGACGAGGGCGCCGCGTACGCGGACAAGCTGCGCGCGGCCGGCAATGCGGTTACGCTGGTCTGTTATCCGGGGATGATCCATGAATTCTTCAAGATGGGCGGCTACGTGCCCGAGGTGCGGGCCGCGCATGCCGATGCCGTCGCGGCGCTGAAGGCCGCATTCGACGACGTTTGA
- a CDS encoding PaaI family thioesterase, whose product MSDAASPTDGPSIESPFVDLLGVQLVSAKDGASEIVLPLEERHMNTWSIAHGGVTMTLADIALAMAARSLTDDGVGVVTVEMKVNFMQPGRGELRAYGRVMHRSTTMAYCEGEVRDSDGNFVAKALGTFKYMRRLAVGRDIKRQRSRTAPDAQPGPSDA is encoded by the coding sequence ATGAGCGACGCGGCATCCCCGACGGACGGCCCGTCGATCGAAAGCCCGTTCGTCGACCTGCTCGGCGTGCAGCTCGTGTCCGCGAAGGACGGCGCGAGCGAGATCGTGTTGCCGCTCGAAGAGCGGCACATGAACACGTGGAGCATCGCGCACGGCGGCGTGACAATGACGCTCGCGGACATCGCGCTCGCGATGGCGGCGCGCAGCCTGACCGACGACGGCGTCGGCGTCGTCACGGTCGAGATGAAGGTGAACTTCATGCAGCCGGGTCGCGGCGAGTTGCGCGCGTACGGGCGCGTGATGCATCGCTCGACGACGATGGCCTACTGCGAAGGCGAAGTGCGCGACAGCGACGGCAACTTCGTCGCGAAGGCGCTCGGTACGTTCAAGTACATGCGGCGGCTCGCGGTGGGCCGCGACATCAAGCGGCAACGCTCGCGCACGGCGCCGGACGCGCAGCCCGGCCCGAGCGACGCGTAA
- a CDS encoding Dabb family protein, giving the protein MIRHIVMWKLKESAEGATRAQNALKLKEKLEGCRDLVPGILQIDVGVATPGLDATSDIVLVSDFTDKAALDAYQVHPVHQEVKKFVVAVAESRECVDYIVDSAR; this is encoded by the coding sequence GTGATCAGACATATTGTCATGTGGAAGTTGAAGGAATCGGCGGAAGGCGCGACGCGCGCGCAGAACGCGCTGAAACTGAAGGAAAAGCTCGAAGGCTGCCGCGACCTCGTGCCGGGCATCCTGCAGATCGACGTCGGCGTGGCGACGCCCGGCCTCGATGCGACCTCCGACATCGTGCTCGTGTCCGATTTCACGGACAAGGCCGCGCTCGACGCGTACCAGGTGCACCCGGTTCACCAGGAAGTGAAGAAATTCGTCGTCGCGGTGGCCGAATCGCGCGAGTGCGTCGACTACATCGTCGACAGCGCACGATGA
- a CDS encoding tyrosine-type recombinase/integrase: MPVGLSTPFRRSLAFVRDRAGPGKKRVTKRASFQSSNDDTRFFTAPLTDVKIRQAKAGDKPTKLADGNGLYLLVNPSGSKLWRYRYRIAGKENLFAIGECPAISLQDAPAARDDARALVKKGLHPSHARQEVLSARINEGKATFRVVSDEWLEKKRKTWTERHFGEILRMLEADAYPYIGNRPMRSVTAHDVLALMRRVEERGSPAVAIKLRQYVSNVFQYAVITLRADTDPASVLRGSVVKPPTENARALSRDELNAIFRQLPTYKSKRTVIAIRLLMMLFPRTIELCRARWEEIDLGAAEWKVPAEKIKSRRLHIVPLPRQALSLLRELQEMYGNRGYVLPILHRNRKLPHMSRATINRAIDYMVPDNPQPITGHDFRATASTQLHEMGWKDEVVEMQLSHKDKDKTRSTYNHAKYLPDRREMMQVWATCLLSSKQRHWPARHSTGL, encoded by the coding sequence TTGCCAGTTGGGCTTTCTACGCCCTTCCGCCGTTCGCTCGCGTTCGTCAGAGATCGCGCCGGGCCGGGAAAAAAGCGGGTAACAAAGCGGGCGTCATTTCAATCTTCCAACGACGATACCCGCTTTTTCACCGCACCACTTACCGACGTCAAGATCCGACAAGCGAAGGCAGGCGACAAGCCTACCAAACTTGCCGACGGCAATGGACTGTATCTGTTGGTGAATCCGTCCGGCTCGAAGCTCTGGCGATACCGATACAGGATTGCCGGGAAGGAGAATCTGTTCGCGATCGGCGAATGCCCCGCCATCAGCCTTCAAGACGCACCCGCGGCACGCGACGATGCCCGTGCGCTCGTCAAGAAGGGACTGCACCCGTCTCACGCGCGGCAGGAAGTGCTGTCCGCGCGCATCAACGAAGGCAAAGCAACTTTCCGCGTCGTCAGCGACGAGTGGCTGGAGAAGAAGCGGAAGACTTGGACCGAGCGGCACTTTGGCGAGATTCTGCGCATGCTCGAAGCCGATGCGTATCCGTACATCGGGAACCGCCCCATGCGCTCTGTTACCGCGCACGACGTGCTTGCTTTGATGCGTCGGGTCGAAGAGCGTGGCTCCCCTGCCGTAGCGATCAAACTGCGCCAGTACGTGTCCAACGTGTTCCAGTATGCGGTAATCACACTGCGAGCCGATACAGATCCCGCATCGGTATTGCGTGGATCGGTCGTAAAACCACCGACTGAGAACGCACGTGCGCTGAGTCGCGACGAGCTGAATGCGATATTCCGGCAGCTCCCAACCTACAAGAGCAAGCGAACCGTGATCGCGATACGGTTACTGATGATGCTCTTTCCCCGCACGATCGAGCTTTGTCGGGCGCGATGGGAAGAGATTGATCTGGGTGCTGCTGAATGGAAGGTCCCGGCGGAGAAGATCAAGTCTCGGCGGCTACACATCGTTCCGTTGCCTCGACAAGCATTGAGCCTGCTGCGCGAGTTGCAGGAGATGTATGGTAATCGCGGCTACGTCCTGCCGATCCTTCACCGCAACCGGAAGCTACCCCATATGAGTCGAGCGACGATCAACAGAGCGATCGACTATATGGTCCCTGATAACCCTCAACCGATTACGGGTCACGACTTTCGAGCAACCGCGTCCACACAGCTTCACGAAATGGGTTGGAAAGACGAAGTTGTTGAAATGCAGCTTTCACACAAGGACAAGGACAAGACGCGCTCGACATACAATCACGCGAAATATCTGCCGGATCGCCGAGAAATGATGCAAGTTTGGGCGACTTGCTTACTCAGCTCGAAACAGAGGCATTGGCCGGCGCGGCACTCAACGGGACTATAG
- a CDS encoding pilus assembly protein TadG-related protein, with the protein MRRTASRHRRAISIARRPGTGQPQHGSVALFFLLFLIPLLSFGALAIDIAWISVVKNELQNAADAAALAGAAKLTSAGGTALNWSQAAAAANNAVALNRAAGAALSTGTITTGYWNLTRSPYGMQSTAITPGTYDAPGVQVTISRTANVNGGQIPLLLGRLLGIPGASGSATAVAVVTSPATIGAGGVFPVAVDQCVYGLYWNSATNQPLVNPLTGSPYELLITNGQLYGASCIAGTWTSFTTNANDVPTLAGLMETGNSEPLSIGDSIYLAPGTKTALYNSVPVGATVVLPVVAQSATKSYVPIVAFAAFQIDASVGGSGKYILGHFVAGYRSKAAVSGSGPNYGVYGSPTLAL; encoded by the coding sequence ATGCGACGTACTGCATCGCGACACCGAAGAGCAATTTCTATTGCCCGACGCCCTGGGACAGGCCAGCCGCAACACGGCTCGGTTGCGCTTTTCTTCCTTCTGTTCCTCATACCGCTTCTATCATTTGGCGCCCTGGCGATCGATATCGCCTGGATCTCTGTTGTCAAAAATGAGTTGCAGAACGCTGCGGATGCGGCCGCGCTGGCTGGCGCAGCCAAACTGACCTCTGCAGGTGGAACAGCGCTGAATTGGTCGCAAGCTGCGGCCGCCGCCAATAATGCTGTTGCGCTTAATCGGGCTGCTGGGGCAGCACTGTCAACGGGGACCATAACCACAGGCTACTGGAATTTGACACGAAGCCCGTATGGAATGCAGTCAACAGCGATTACGCCAGGCACTTACGATGCGCCAGGTGTGCAAGTCACCATCTCTCGTACGGCGAACGTTAATGGCGGCCAGATTCCGTTGCTTCTGGGGCGCCTGCTAGGTATCCCCGGCGCGTCCGGGAGTGCGACTGCCGTGGCTGTTGTTACATCGCCAGCCACGATAGGCGCCGGGGGCGTGTTTCCCGTTGCAGTGGATCAGTGCGTGTACGGCCTGTACTGGAACTCGGCGACAAACCAGCCGCTTGTGAACCCGCTGACCGGCAGTCCCTATGAGCTTCTGATAACCAACGGGCAATTGTATGGCGCGTCGTGCATTGCGGGTACATGGACGTCATTCACGACCAATGCCAACGATGTGCCGACCTTGGCCGGCCTAATGGAAACGGGAAACTCGGAACCGCTGAGCATCGGCGACAGCATCTACCTCGCTCCCGGTACAAAGACCGCTCTCTACAATTCGGTCCCCGTTGGTGCGACCGTGGTATTGCCTGTAGTGGCGCAAAGCGCGACAAAGTCTTACGTACCTATTGTCGCGTTCGCCGCGTTTCAAATCGACGCTTCTGTTGGCGGCAGCGGTAAATATATCCTCGGCCATTTCGTCGCGGGCTACAGGTCGAAGGCCGCCGTCAGCGGGAGCGGGCCGAATTATGGTGTCTATGGCTCACCGACGCTTGCATTGTAA